Part of the Microcoleus sp. AS-A8 genome, TTTTGCTCGTAACGTTGCCAGCGTTCTGTGCAGATAGTTGGACACTAAAAAACCTGGTTAAAGAAATCAGCCAAACCTATCAAGCTTATTTCAAGGACGAAAATTTACCCGATGAAGAACCCGTACAATACATCCAATTCTCTGAATGGCAGAATGAACTTCTAGAGGACGAGGATGCCGAAACTGGAAAAGGTTACTGGCGTAATCAAGCTTTTCCAAATCTAGCGCTTCCGTTTGAGGGTAAATCTCAGAGTTCAGCGCGATTTGAGCCGGAAGTTTATACTGTAAAAATTAATCCCGATGTTGCGGCTAAGCTGGATGCGATCGCTACTTTATATAAGACCAGCCTTTCTGAAGTATTATTTGCCTGCTGGTATACCTTACTTTGGCGACTCACAGGACAGTCAGATATTGCCATCAGCACGGTTTACAGTGGCAGAAAATATGAAGAATTGCATGAAATTCTAGGACTGTTAGCAAAATGGTTGCCTGTCCGCTGTTCTTTGCAAAAAAACTTTAATTTTAGCGAAGTCTTGTCACAACTTGGCGAAAATTTGCGTGAAGTTGACCAATGGCAGGACTATTTTGTAGGGGAAGAAAGAACAGATTCTGTTAACGATGCTGTAAACTTCCCGATTAGTTTTGAATTTGAGGAATGGTCCGAGCAGTATCGTGCTGGTGATGTTTATTTTTCGATTTGTCAGCAGTATGTCTGCTTCGATCGCTTCAAGTTGAAGCTTAACTGTGTTCGTAGAGAAGAGTCTCTTACGGCAGAATTTCACTACGATACTGAGCTATTTGATCAAGAAGCAATTCAATGCATAGTAGAGCAATTTCAGACATTGGTTGAAAGTGCTGCCAACAATCCAGAGGCGGTAGTGAGTGAGTTGAATATAATTAGCGATCGCACTCGCGATCACCTACTCGTTGAACTCAACAACACCCAATCCAACTATCCTCAAACCCAGTGCATTCATCATCTATTTGAACAGCAGGTAGAACGCACACCGGATAACATTGCCGTTGTCTTTGAAAACCAGCAGCTAACTTATGCCGAACTCAATGCAAAAGCTAATCAACTCGCGCATTATTTGAAGCGGCAGGGTGTTGGTGCTGAGGTGTTGGTGGGAATTTATGCCGAGCGATCGCTCAATAGTATCATCGCTTTACTCGGTATTCTCAAAGCTGGTGGAGCCTACTTACCCGTCGATACGGCATTACCTCAAGAAAGTTTAGCCTTCCGGTTGCAGGATGCTAAAGTTCCCGTTCTGTTGACGCAACAAGGACTCCTCAAACGGGAGGATGCTCAACCTCAGACTGTGGTTTATCTGGATGCAGATTGGGAAATCATTGCTCAAGAATCTGATGCCAATCCTACCAGCGAACTAACACCGGAAAACTTAGCCTATGTACTCTACACCTCTGGTTCTACAGGTCAACCTAAAGGTGTTGCCATTGAACATCAGCAAATGCTGAATTACCTGCACGCCATCTTGGAGAAATTGGAACTGCCTGCTGGTGCCAGCTTCGCGATGGTTTCCACCTTCGCCGCAGATTTAGGCAACACGGTAATTTTTCCCGCTTTGTATACGGGCGGATGCTTGCATATCGTATCCCAAGAGCGAGCTTCTGACCCCGAAGCGTTAGCAGAGTACTTCCAGCGCCATCCCATCGACTGTCTTAAAATCGTTCCCTCCCACCTCGCTACCCTCTTAGCCTCCTCGGCGTCCTCCTCTCTCCTGCCGCGCCAATGTCTTGTGCTGGGTGGTGAAGCGGCAAGTTGGGATTTAATTGAAAAAGTCCAGCAGTATGCACCAAACTGTCGAATTCTCAACCACTACGGGCCGACAGAAACTACCGTTGGCGTTCTCACCTATCCAGTTAAGAGCAAGGGCGATAGTTATAACGCCAAAACCGTTCCCATTGGTCGTGCGATCGCAAATACCCAAGTTTACCTACTCGACGAACAATTGCAACCCGTACCCATCGGCGTACCAGGAGAAATTTATATCGGTGGTGCCCCTTTAGCTAGGGGTTATCTCAATCGTCCCGAACTAACTGCTGAGAAGTTTATTCCTGTAGAAAATTTGCGGGGACAAGATGCCCACCCCACAAGAGTTTACAAAACTGGGGATAAGGCACGTTATTTACCCGATGGCAATATTGAGTTTCTTGGACGGGTAGACTATCAAGTTAAAATCCGAGGTTTCCGTATTGAACTCGGAGAAATCGAGGCGGTACTGAGTCAGCACTCAGGAGTGCGGCAAGCAGTTGTCTCGCTGTCTGAAGATGAATCGGGTACCAAGCGATTAATCGGTTATGTAGTTCCCAAGCAACAGCAGGCACCCAACATTAGCGACTTGCGCCAGTTCTGTTTAAACAAATTACCTGAATACATGGTGCCTTCAGCGTTTGTACCGCTCAAATCACTGCCACTAACGCCAAACGGTAAAATTGACCGTCGTGCCTTGCCAGCACCAGAACAAACTCGTCCCGAACTTGAAGGAATCTATGTCGCACCGCGCACTTCAATAGAGGCACAGTTGGCTGAGATTTGGACGAAAGTCCTCGGTTTGGAAAAAGTAGGCATCCACGACAATTTCTTCGATTTGGGGGGACATTCCCTACTCATTACTCAGCTACTTGCTAAGGTGCGAGATACTTTTAAAGTCAATCTATCCTTGCGTAGTCTGTTTAAAGACCCTACTGTAGCTAACATCGCCAAAAAAATTGCGATAGCACAACAGGCAAAACCGGGTAGCAAAGTTGAGGAAGATGCGATCGACCTGAAAGCTGAGGCAGTTTTAGACTCCACCATTCACCCAAATGGTATTCCTTATAACCCGGATATTGCCCCGACAACTATCTTTTTAACTGGCGCAACAGGTTTCTTAGGAGCTTTTTTACTTTACGAACTCCTACAGCAAACTCAATCCGCTATTTACTGCTTAGTGCGTGCTGAAACTATTGAGTCAGGTAAGAAGAAGATTCAACACAGTCTCGAATCTTACTTACTTTGGGATGAATCGTTGAATTCCAGAATTATCCCAGTCCTCGGAGACCTATCTCAACCCCTTTTAGGTCTTTCCGAAGAAATGTTTCAACAGATGGCAAGTCAAGTTGATGTCATCTATCACAATGGTGCGTTCGTTAACTTTACCTATCCCTACTCTGCACTCAAGGCAGCGAATGTACTCGGCACTCAGGAAGTTCTGAGATTAGCTAGCCAAATTAAAGCCAAACCCGTCCATTTCATTTCGACTATTAGTGTTGTTGTCCCGAACAATCGTGATGTTTCACTTGTTCGAGAGCAAGACAGCCTCGATGAGGCTAAAATCCCATCGAATGGCTATACTCAAAGCAAATGGGTGGCTGAAAAGTTAGTCACGATTGCGCGAGAACGAGGACTTCCTATCTGTATTTATCGTCCGGGACGCATATCAGGACACAGCCAAACGGGAGCTTGTAATCCTGGCGATCATACCTACAGAATGATTAAAGGCTGTATTCAACTTGGAAGTATCCCAAACCAGGATATCCAGTTAAATTTCAGTCCCGTTGATTATGTCAGTCAAGCCATTGTTTCTCTCTCAAACCAGAAGGAATCCATAGGGAAAGCATTTCATCTGGTCAATCCTCAACCGTTACCGTTGAAGGAGATGGCTAACTATATTCGCTCCTTGGGTTATCCGATTGAGTTAGTAGGTTATGAGCAGTGGCGATCGCAACTAATTAATACAGCAGATTCCTCAGAAAATGCCTTGTATCCACTGCTGTCTATTTTCGCTGAAGAAACCAGCAACACCCAGTCCAAAAACTCAGCAATCCGAAAATTAGATTGCCAGAATACTCTCACTGGACTTGCCAAAACCTCAATCAGTTGTCCTCCAGTTGATGCTGAATTATTCAGTACTTACTTCTCATACCTGATTCAAACGGGTTTCCTGAATTCTCCGGCGCTTCAACTTCAAACGACTTAGGACTAACAATTAGCCCCCCTTAAAAAGGGGGGTTAGGGGAATTGTTGTCCTACTTTACCGGATTATGCTTATCAGAATTTAAGCGTTCTCGTTATCACTATAATTCAACATCAATCATGACATTAAAACTACAGACTCAAACAGGCCAATATCTTAAAGATTTTATCCAACACTACAACCAGCGCACAAAAAAATCCAAACAAATTTCTCAAAAAATCCGCCCCTTTTTAGCTGATAATAAAGCTTCCTCACTTTTCAGTCTTCCCTTAAAGGAAATATCTTATCCGATTGTAGGAAAACGCTCTTTTGGCTCCAAAATATGGGATGTGGATGATAACGAATACATAGACCTGATAATGGGATATGGAGCGAACTTATTTGGTCACAACCCACCGTTCATTAAACAGGCTATAGAAGAGCAACTAGATTTAGGCATCCACCTCGGCACCCAATCAGAAGTTGCGGGTGAAGTTGCCGAGTTAATTTGTGAACTAACCCAGATGGAGCGGGTAGCTTTTAGCAATACGGGTACAGAAGCGATAATGACGGCAATTCGACTCGCTCGAACTGTAACTAACCGTACCAAAATTGCTTTATTTTCCGGGTCTTATCACGGTCATTTTGATGGAACGCTGGTTAAAGCACAACCGGGAAATGGCACTCTTCACGCCGCAGCTAAGGCACCGGGAATTCCAGCCAATATCGTGAAAGATATTTTGATTTTAGAGTACGGAAATCCTCATTCACTCGATATTATTAAAGACCACGAAAGCGAATTAGCCGCTGTTCTCGTTGAACCCGTACAAACCAGCAACCTCAGCTTACAGCCCAAAGAATTTCTCCAGCAGTTAAGACAACTGACAAAAGAAGCTGGAATCGCCTTAATTTTTGATGAGATGGTGAGCGGTTTTCGCATTCATCCAGGTGGGGCGCAAGCGTGGTTTGGCATTCAAGCCGATTTAGCCACCTATGGAAAAATTGTTGGCGGTGGAATGCCGATAGGCGTTATTGCGGGTAGGGCGGCTTACATGGATGCGCTCGATGGTGGAATGTGGAATTATGGAGATGACTCCTATCCTCAGGCGAAACAAACATTTTTTGCAGGCACTTATTGTAAACATCCTTTAGCAATGGCGGCGGCACGAGCTGTACTTAATCATTTAAAGAGGCATGGTGCTTCACTTCAGGAACAATTAAATCAACGCACTTCGCAATTAGCTGAAGAATTAAATGCTTATTTTGAAGAAGATAAATTATCACTTAAAATCGAAAATTTTGGTTCACTTTTTGGCTTTACCGCTTCTGGGAGTTTAGCTGTATCGCAGGATTCTGATTCACAAACTATTGCACAACTCTTAATCTACTACAAACTGCTTGACAAGGGAATCTTACTAAGAGGAAATGGTGGTTTTATATCCACAGCCCATACTGATAAGGATATTAACTCTCTAATTCAAGCTGTTCGAGATAGCATAACAGAACTGCGAAAAGGAGGATTATTAGGGTGAAACTAAGTCGGGCTGTTGCCAACCTAACTCTCCTTCAGAACTGTGCGTGAAGCGATAGAGTCGCACATGTCGCACATATAGTGCGGAAGGAGAAGTGTCGCCTAGTAAGCTGTCGTGCCTCCAAGTTGCATAAAATTGGCAACTAGCAATGGATAAGGCAATCCCTACCTGGAGATTTTGGCAGCTGACATAGTTTATTAGAGGTGGTTCCAATTCTACATCGGCTCCTTGGACTTTCCTGAACGCTTACATTTTTGATGAATATGAACTGAACTAGAGCTAGGCTTAACCT contains:
- a CDS encoding amino acid adenylation domain-containing protein yields the protein MQTLQGFRLSPQQKHLWLLQQDSLAYCASCAIQIEGNLNVQALKSALNQIVNRHESLRTTFHRQPGIKIPIQVIAESGTLSWNQVNLKELNFQEQSAYIEQLFQDTGGFNFKSKPESILSSSLLTLSDNQHILLVTLPAFCADSWTLKNLVKEISQTYQAYFKDENLPDEEPVQYIQFSEWQNELLEDEDAETGKGYWRNQAFPNLALPFEGKSQSSARFEPEVYTVKINPDVAAKLDAIATLYKTSLSEVLFACWYTLLWRLTGQSDIAISTVYSGRKYEELHEILGLLAKWLPVRCSLQKNFNFSEVLSQLGENLREVDQWQDYFVGEERTDSVNDAVNFPISFEFEEWSEQYRAGDVYFSICQQYVCFDRFKLKLNCVRREESLTAEFHYDTELFDQEAIQCIVEQFQTLVESAANNPEAVVSELNIISDRTRDHLLVELNNTQSNYPQTQCIHHLFEQQVERTPDNIAVVFENQQLTYAELNAKANQLAHYLKRQGVGAEVLVGIYAERSLNSIIALLGILKAGGAYLPVDTALPQESLAFRLQDAKVPVLLTQQGLLKREDAQPQTVVYLDADWEIIAQESDANPTSELTPENLAYVLYTSGSTGQPKGVAIEHQQMLNYLHAILEKLELPAGASFAMVSTFAADLGNTVIFPALYTGGCLHIVSQERASDPEALAEYFQRHPIDCLKIVPSHLATLLASSASSSLLPRQCLVLGGEAASWDLIEKVQQYAPNCRILNHYGPTETTVGVLTYPVKSKGDSYNAKTVPIGRAIANTQVYLLDEQLQPVPIGVPGEIYIGGAPLARGYLNRPELTAEKFIPVENLRGQDAHPTRVYKTGDKARYLPDGNIEFLGRVDYQVKIRGFRIELGEIEAVLSQHSGVRQAVVSLSEDESGTKRLIGYVVPKQQQAPNISDLRQFCLNKLPEYMVPSAFVPLKSLPLTPNGKIDRRALPAPEQTRPELEGIYVAPRTSIEAQLAEIWTKVLGLEKVGIHDNFFDLGGHSLLITQLLAKVRDTFKVNLSLRSLFKDPTVANIAKKIAIAQQAKPGSKVEEDAIDLKAEAVLDSTIHPNGIPYNPDIAPTTIFLTGATGFLGAFLLYELLQQTQSAIYCLVRAETIESGKKKIQHSLESYLLWDESLNSRIIPVLGDLSQPLLGLSEEMFQQMASQVDVIYHNGAFVNFTYPYSALKAANVLGTQEVLRLASQIKAKPVHFISTISVVVPNNRDVSLVREQDSLDEAKIPSNGYTQSKWVAEKLVTIARERGLPICIYRPGRISGHSQTGACNPGDHTYRMIKGCIQLGSIPNQDIQLNFSPVDYVSQAIVSLSNQKESIGKAFHLVNPQPLPLKEMANYIRSLGYPIELVGYEQWRSQLINTADSSENALYPLLSIFAEETSNTQSKNSAIRKLDCQNTLTGLAKTSISCPPVDAELFSTYFSYLIQTGFLNSPALQLQTT
- a CDS encoding aspartate aminotransferase family protein, yielding MTLKLQTQTGQYLKDFIQHYNQRTKKSKQISQKIRPFLADNKASSLFSLPLKEISYPIVGKRSFGSKIWDVDDNEYIDLIMGYGANLFGHNPPFIKQAIEEQLDLGIHLGTQSEVAGEVAELICELTQMERVAFSNTGTEAIMTAIRLARTVTNRTKIALFSGSYHGHFDGTLVKAQPGNGTLHAAAKAPGIPANIVKDILILEYGNPHSLDIIKDHESELAAVLVEPVQTSNLSLQPKEFLQQLRQLTKEAGIALIFDEMVSGFRIHPGGAQAWFGIQADLATYGKIVGGGMPIGVIAGRAAYMDALDGGMWNYGDDSYPQAKQTFFAGTYCKHPLAMAAARAVLNHLKRHGASLQEQLNQRTSQLAEELNAYFEEDKLSLKIENFGSLFGFTASGSLAVSQDSDSQTIAQLLIYYKLLDKGILLRGNGGFISTAHTDKDINSLIQAVRDSITELRKGGLLG